Within Eremothecium cymbalariae DBVPG#7215 chromosome 3, complete sequence, the genomic segment GcaataattttttgtttggagAGTAATAAAGTTCATGTAGTTTACTGAGTATGTGttcatttaaaatcttACACTTGGTGGATTTCTTAAatgatttttctttcaacacAAATTCTGTAAGTACATCAAGAGTAGCATCTAATAGCTCATACGTATCCACTTTTATGATGTACTTAAACCAATTGCTCATTATCTTCTGGTTTTCGGTTAGAATGCTCATTCTCAGCAATGGATGGGCATTCTTCACAAGTTGAATCCAGAAGGTAATAAAATTGGCTCGCATACTGTAATGTGTGTTTTTCCGCGGAAAGCTTGTATCTTTCAACTCAATCTTATTTGGTGTCATAATTTTCAGTATGCTTGTAATAGAAAGATCAAAATAAGTCAAGAAATCATCAACATGTTGCCCATTATGGAACAATATAATTTgtttcatcaattttatGATTGGATTTGTCACAGATGGTCTCATTGCACTTAAACCTCTATAAAACACCTTCGAATaattatccaaaatttctttgattAAAATGGTTCCGAATTGCTGGACGCTAGAATTGGAATCTAAAACTTCCAACGTCTTGTATAATTTGATTGAACAATCAGCAAACATATTCTGATTGTTAATCTGAGCATAATACGACCAACCTTGCACTACctgaaaacaaaatcccTTCTCAAAAAATTCTATAATTGGCTGATAGTTGTTAGCAACCCCTTCGTTGATCAGATCAATATTTGAGAGTATCCGTTGTAATTGCTGTAAAAGCGCATCATTGAAATTTGAGTTTATATTTAACTTCTGCTTCCatgttgatttttgattcttggaaaaatcatcattatgGTCATCCATAATAATATTCTGCTTTAGTAGTATCCAGTATATCGGGTAGTTATTCCAATGAGTTATATACTaacgttatatatataatatatgtaaGGTGAATACTATCTGGGCAATACATGCGATGAGCATCGACAAATGTAAAATTTTATAACCGTACATAATGCTTCATCTAAGAATCAAATTTGAACTTTCAAATTGGTTACATACAGCATGATGCATTTATATTCACATCACACGCTATCCGAACTTTATCCATAGGGTTTGAGGAGTTTTATAGGCTTTTAGGTGAGCGCTTTGCCAAGTTATTAtcctttatattattttcaaacatGCTTAGGTCTTCATTTTCTCAAAATCTACGGATGTTCGTAAGACTTTATTCTGCATCACCGACAACTGGAACTGCTTCATTAAGGTCTAAATACGATAAAACTGTCTTCAAGCCGCTTATACTACTGCTTATAGTGGGCTCAATAGCTACCAATGTAattgaacaaaagaaaagacaTTTTGAGATGGAAAGGCGTtataatttaaaaatacacATTTTAGAGGACTTGATTGACCGGgttaaatataataacgATACTACTTTTTCAGTTGAACAAGAGCTATATCTAGTGAATAAAATGCTTGCCCGACATTCTGGAGCTATCTCtttgaatccaaaaataaGGAATGAACCGGAGCTAGAAGATTCTTCAACCGAACCAAACTCCCCACGTAATGGTGatactaataaaaaaaattattctGACATGGAACTTGAATCTGTTGAAGaactatttaaaaatatttttgatgaaattaatGAAGTTTCAGAAAAGGACCACTCTGCTTCTTTAGATATTCAGCGTCAGTCAAAACCTAAATCACACCCGTCATCTGATGAGATTGTGATAGATAGACAAATAATTGCACAAAATGCAAAACAGGAAAAGCAACAGAAAATGTTTAAACCTAACACTGAACAGCATGTCATAGTACCGATTCCCGGTGATtatgttgctgctgcagaGGCTACAAAAGTATCTCGTTTTTTATGATCCCAAATCGAAGCTTTTATAATACAGATTATATTTTCTAGGATTGGGGAAAAAGTCATTTAAATCAATTATGTGCatacaaataaaataatttCATTAAGGATTTTACTTGGCTATTTTAGTGTTGGGTATGCTAGTATTACGTTCTGCATCCTCTTCAGGCTTCGACTCGCGTCGCTCTATTTTATTTGACTTAAGGGAGGTATCAGAAATTCTATCGCTTTCATCGATACCTTTGGCTTCAATAGAAGGCACTTGGGTGACAGAGTTACTTCCATCAGGAGTATTTTTAGAATCCAAACTCTTTCTGGCACTACTATCGCTTTGGAAAGAGCTTGGAGCACTCATAACAGAATGATTTCGGATATCAATATTATGATCTAGCGAGTTTGTAACTTTGTTAGCGCTGAGTGTT encodes:
- the INA22 gene encoding Ina22p (similar to Ashbya gossypii ACL094W), whose protein sequence is MLRSSFSQNLRMFVRLYSASPTTGTASLRSKYDKTVFKPLILLLIVGSIATNVIEQKKRHFEMERRYNLKIHILEDLIDRVKYNNDTTFSVEQELYLVNKMLARHSGAISLNPKIRNEPELEDSSTEPNSPRNGDTNKKNYSDMELESVEELFKNIFDEINEVSEKDHSASLDIQRQSKPKSHPSSDEIVIDRQIIAQNAKQEKQQKMFKPNTEQHVIVPIPGDYVAAAEATKVSRFL